Proteins encoded within one genomic window of Micromonospora halotolerans:
- the rapZ gene encoding RNase adapter RapZ: MPTNAETALGRPAPAEAETTLVVVTGLSGGGRSTVARALENVGYYVVDNLPQALMLDMAELAFKAGGAARRTAMVLDVRSRAFSTDLAGAIRELRERGFQPRVVFVDADDEVLIRRFESVRRSHPLQGDGRLADGIAVERALLEEARDQADVIIDTSHLNVNQLRRRVEELFGGEDSRRLRITVLSFGFKYGLPPDADFVMDARFLPNPYWVPELREHTGREEAVSAYVLGQEGADAFVAGYADLVNATTAGFEREGKRYLTVAVGCTGGKHRSVAIAEELAARLRRSGIAANPQHRDLGRE; the protein is encoded by the coding sequence GTGCCGACCAACGCGGAGACAGCTCTCGGGCGGCCGGCGCCGGCCGAGGCGGAGACCACCCTGGTGGTGGTGACCGGCCTGTCCGGCGGTGGCCGCAGCACGGTGGCCCGGGCGTTGGAGAACGTCGGCTACTACGTGGTGGACAACCTGCCCCAGGCGCTGATGCTGGACATGGCCGAGCTGGCCTTCAAGGCCGGCGGGGCGGCCCGGCGTACGGCGATGGTGCTGGACGTCCGCTCCCGGGCCTTCTCCACCGACCTGGCCGGGGCGATCCGGGAGCTGCGCGAGCGCGGCTTCCAGCCCCGGGTGGTCTTCGTCGACGCCGACGACGAGGTGCTGATCCGCCGCTTCGAGAGCGTCCGCCGCTCGCACCCGCTGCAGGGTGACGGCCGGCTGGCCGACGGGATCGCCGTCGAGCGGGCGCTGCTGGAGGAGGCCCGCGACCAGGCCGACGTGATCATCGACACCAGCCACCTGAACGTGAACCAGCTCCGCCGCCGGGTCGAGGAGCTGTTCGGCGGGGAGGACTCCCGCCGGCTGCGGATCACCGTGCTCTCCTTCGGCTTCAAGTACGGCCTCCCGCCGGACGCCGACTTCGTGATGGACGCCCGGTTCCTGCCGAACCCCTACTGGGTGCCGGAGCTGCGCGAGCACACCGGGCGCGAGGAGGCGGTCAGCGCGTACGTGCTGGGCCAGGAGGGCGCGGACGCCTTCGTGGCCGGGTACGCGGACCTGGTCAACGCCACCACCGCCGGTTTCGAGCGGGAGGGCAAGCGCTACCTGACCGTGGCCGTGGGCTGCACCGGTGGCAAGCACCGCAGCGTGGCGATCGCCGAGGAGCTGGCCGCCCGGCTGCGCCGCTCCGGCATCGCCGCCAACCCCCAGCACCGGGACCTGGGGCGGGAATGA
- a CDS encoding gluconeogenesis factor YvcK family protein, with amino-acid sequence MNPTRVVAFGGGHGLSASLRALRHCVPGLDLDITAVVTVGDDGGSSGRLRAERGGLPPGDLRQALVALAGDHPATRRSAALFQHRFAAAGGGPDGADSLAGHAVGNLLLHGLTELLGDPVVALDHAGAMLGAVGRVLPMSRQPVGIEAQVRGADPDRPDEVRTVRGQHQVAVTAGTVESLRLTPAAPAACAEAVTAVRAADWLIFGPGSWYTSVLPHLLVPGLADAIVSSPARRLVTLNLVAEKETLGLSLPDHLDTLRRYLPELKVDMVLADSTAVGDPVAVERAAESLGARLVLAPVAVTDGTPRHDPAALGAALVPVLGADR; translated from the coding sequence ATGAACCCGACGAGGGTGGTCGCCTTCGGCGGCGGGCACGGGCTGTCGGCGTCGCTGCGGGCGCTGCGGCACTGCGTACCCGGACTGGATCTGGACATCACCGCGGTGGTCACGGTCGGCGACGACGGCGGCTCCAGCGGGCGGCTGCGCGCGGAGCGCGGCGGCCTCCCGCCGGGCGACCTGCGACAGGCGCTCGTGGCCCTGGCCGGCGACCACCCGGCCACCCGGCGCAGCGCGGCGCTGTTCCAGCACCGCTTCGCCGCGGCCGGGGGCGGGCCCGACGGTGCCGATTCGCTCGCCGGCCACGCGGTCGGCAACCTGCTGCTGCACGGGCTGACCGAGCTGCTCGGCGACCCGGTGGTGGCGCTCGACCACGCGGGCGCGATGCTCGGCGCGGTCGGCCGGGTGCTGCCGATGTCCCGGCAGCCGGTGGGCATCGAGGCCCAGGTACGCGGCGCCGACCCGGACCGCCCGGACGAGGTCCGCACGGTGCGCGGCCAGCACCAGGTGGCGGTCACCGCCGGCACGGTCGAGTCGCTGCGGCTCACTCCGGCCGCGCCGGCCGCCTGCGCCGAGGCGGTGACCGCGGTGCGCGCCGCCGACTGGTTGATCTTCGGGCCGGGCAGCTGGTACACCAGCGTGCTGCCGCACCTGCTGGTGCCCGGCCTGGCCGACGCGATCGTCTCCAGCCCGGCCCGTCGGCTGGTGACCCTCAACCTGGTGGCGGAGAAGGAGACCCTCGGCCTCTCCCTGCCCGACCATCTGGACACACTCCGGCGCTATCTGCCCGAGTTGAAGGTGGACATGGTGCTGGCGGATTCCACGGCGGTGGGTGATCCCGTGGCGGTCGAACGTGCGGCAGAATCGCTGGGTGCCCGGCTGGTCCTCGCTCCCGTCGCCGTCACCGACGGCACGCCCCGTCATGATCCGGCCGCCCTGGGCGCCGCGTTGGTGCCTGTCCTGGGCGCCGATCGTTAG
- the whiA gene encoding DNA-binding protein WhiA, which produces MAMTAAVKDELSRVDVPKPCCRRAEMAALLRFAGGLHIVSGRVVVEAELDTGAVARRLRREIAEVYGYPSEIHVLASGGLRKGSHFIVRVVKDGEALARQTGLLDVRGRPVRGLPPHVVAANVCCAVSAWRGAFMAHGSLTEPGRSSALEITCPGPESALALVGAARRIGITAKNREVRGVDRVVVKDGDAIAALLTRIGAHSSVLAWEERRVRREVRATANRLANFDDANLRRSARAAVAAAARVTRALEILADDAPNHLTSAGRLRLEHRQASLEELGALAEPPLTKDAIAGRIRRLLALADKRARDLGIPDTEAAVTPDMLVV; this is translated from the coding sequence ATGGCGATGACGGCTGCGGTCAAGGACGAGCTGAGTCGGGTCGATGTGCCAAAGCCCTGCTGCCGGCGGGCGGAGATGGCTGCCCTGCTCCGGTTCGCCGGAGGGCTGCACATCGTGTCGGGCCGCGTCGTGGTCGAGGCGGAGCTGGACACCGGCGCGGTGGCCCGGCGGCTCCGCCGGGAGATCGCCGAGGTCTACGGCTACCCGAGTGAGATCCACGTGCTGGCCTCCGGCGGCCTGCGCAAGGGCAGCCACTTCATCGTGCGGGTGGTGAAGGACGGCGAGGCCCTGGCCCGGCAGACCGGCCTGCTGGACGTCCGGGGCCGCCCGGTGCGTGGCCTGCCCCCGCACGTGGTGGCCGCGAACGTCTGCTGCGCGGTCTCCGCCTGGCGGGGCGCGTTCATGGCGCACGGCTCGCTCACCGAGCCGGGCCGGTCCAGCGCACTGGAGATCACCTGCCCCGGCCCGGAGTCCGCGCTCGCCCTGGTCGGCGCCGCCCGCCGGATCGGCATCACCGCCAAGAACCGCGAGGTGCGCGGGGTGGACCGGGTGGTGGTCAAGGACGGCGACGCGATCGCCGCGCTGCTCACCCGGATCGGCGCCCACTCCAGCGTGCTGGCGTGGGAGGAGCGGCGGGTGCGCCGCGAGGTGCGGGCGACCGCCAACCGGCTGGCCAACTTCGACGACGCCAACCTGCGCCGCTCGGCCCGTGCCGCGGTGGCCGCCGCCGCCCGGGTCACCCGCGCGCTGGAGATTCTCGCCGACGACGCCCCCAACCACCTGACCTCGGCCGGCCGGCTGCGGCTGGAGCACCGGCAGGCCTCCCTGGAGGAGCTGGGCGCGCTGGCCGAGCCGCCGCTGACCAAGGACGCGATCGCCGGCCGGATCCGTCGGCTGCTCGCGCTCGCCGACAAGCGGGCGCGCGACCTGGGCATCCCGGATACCGAAGCGGCCGTCACGCCCGACATGCTCGTGGTCTGA
- the gap gene encoding type I glyceraldehyde-3-phosphate dehydrogenase yields MTIRVGINGFGRIGRNFFRAVLASGADIEVVAVNDLTDNATLAHLVKYDSILGRLPHEVKATADEITVGGKTIKAYAEKDPAKLPWGEVGADVVIESTGFFTDATKAKAHVDGGAKKVIISAPAKNEDVTLVMGVNQDQYDPAKHTIISNASCTTNCLAPMAKVLHDTFGIQQGLMTTIHAYTQDQNLQDAPHKDLRRARAAALNIVPTSTGAAKAIGLVLPDLKGKLDGYALRVPIPTGSATDLTVTVGRETTVDEVNAALKAAADGPLKGILVYNDDPIVSADIVTDPASCIFDAPLTKVIGNQVKVVGWYDNEWGYSNRLVDLVKLVGSSL; encoded by the coding sequence GTGACCATCCGGGTTGGCATCAACGGCTTCGGCCGGATCGGCCGCAACTTCTTCCGGGCAGTGCTGGCGTCCGGCGCTGACATCGAGGTCGTGGCGGTCAACGACCTGACCGACAACGCGACGCTCGCCCACCTTGTCAAGTACGACAGCATCCTGGGTCGCCTCCCGCACGAGGTGAAGGCCACCGCCGACGAGATCACGGTGGGCGGCAAGACCATCAAGGCGTACGCCGAGAAGGACCCGGCCAAGCTGCCGTGGGGCGAGGTCGGCGCCGACGTCGTCATCGAGTCCACCGGTTTCTTCACCGACGCCACCAAGGCGAAGGCGCACGTCGACGGCGGGGCCAAGAAGGTCATCATCTCCGCCCCGGCGAAGAACGAGGACGTCACCTTGGTCATGGGCGTCAACCAGGACCAGTACGACCCGGCCAAGCACACGATCATTTCGAACGCCTCCTGCACCACCAACTGCCTCGCCCCGATGGCCAAGGTGCTGCACGACACGTTCGGCATCCAGCAGGGTCTGATGACCACCATCCACGCGTACACGCAGGACCAGAACCTGCAGGACGCGCCGCACAAGGACCTGCGCCGCGCCCGGGCCGCCGCGCTCAACATCGTGCCGACCTCGACCGGCGCCGCGAAGGCGATCGGCCTGGTCCTGCCGGACCTCAAGGGCAAGCTGGACGGCTACGCGCTGCGCGTGCCGATCCCGACCGGCTCCGCCACCGACCTGACCGTCACGGTCGGCCGGGAGACCACGGTGGACGAGGTCAACGCCGCGCTCAAGGCCGCCGCGGACGGCCCGCTCAAGGGCATCCTGGTCTACAACGATGACCCGATCGTCTCCGCCGACATCGTCACCGACCCGGCGTCCTGCATCTTCGACGCGCCGCTGACCAAGGTGATCGGCAACCAGGTCAAGGTCGTCGGCTGGTACGACAACGAGTGGGGCTACTCGAACCGCCTGGTCGACCTGGTCAAGCTGGTGGGTAGCTCGCTGTGA
- a CDS encoding phosphoglycerate kinase, with amino-acid sequence MSIRNLDDLLGEGVSGRRVLVRADLNVPLDKQSGEITDDGRIRAVLPTLSALVQAGAKVVVCSHLGRPKGAPDPQFSLRPVAGRLGELLGAPVHFAEDTVGDSARSTVEGLADGQVALLENLRFNKGETSKDDAERGAFADQLAAFGDAYVDDAFGAVHRKHASVHDVPARLPHVAGRLVLREVEVLSKLTGDPQRPYVVVLGGSKVSDKLAVIEALLPTVDRLLIGGGMCFTFLKAQGHEVGTSLLEEEMVETCRNLLERSGGKILLPVDVVAADAFAPDATHDTVPADGIPSHRMGLDIGPETVAGFAAALSQAKTIFWNGPMGVFEMAAFANGTRGVAEAITKADAFSVVGGGDSAAAVRALGLDESSFGHISTGGGASLEYLEGKTLPGIAALEN; translated from the coding sequence GTGAGCATCCGCAACCTCGACGACCTGCTCGGCGAGGGGGTGTCGGGTCGGCGCGTGCTGGTGCGCGCCGACCTGAACGTCCCGCTCGACAAGCAGAGCGGTGAGATCACCGACGACGGCCGGATCCGGGCCGTGCTGCCGACCCTGAGCGCGCTGGTCCAGGCCGGCGCCAAGGTGGTCGTCTGCTCGCACCTGGGCCGCCCGAAGGGCGCGCCGGACCCGCAGTTCAGCCTCCGCCCGGTCGCCGGGCGGCTCGGCGAGCTGCTCGGCGCGCCGGTGCACTTCGCCGAGGACACCGTCGGCGACTCGGCCCGTTCCACGGTGGAGGGCCTGGCCGACGGCCAGGTCGCCCTGCTGGAGAACCTGCGCTTCAACAAGGGCGAGACCAGCAAGGACGACGCCGAGCGGGGCGCCTTCGCCGATCAGCTCGCCGCCTTCGGCGACGCGTACGTCGACGACGCCTTCGGCGCGGTGCACCGCAAGCACGCCAGCGTCCACGACGTGCCGGCCCGGCTGCCGCACGTCGCCGGCCGCCTCGTGCTGCGCGAGGTGGAGGTGCTCAGCAAGCTCACCGGCGACCCGCAGCGGCCTTACGTGGTGGTGCTGGGCGGCTCCAAGGTCTCCGACAAGCTGGCCGTGATCGAGGCCCTGCTGCCCACGGTCGACCGGCTGCTCATCGGCGGCGGGATGTGCTTCACCTTCCTCAAGGCCCAGGGCCACGAGGTGGGCACCTCGCTGCTGGAGGAGGAGATGGTCGAGACCTGCCGCAACCTCCTGGAGCGGTCCGGCGGCAAGATCCTGCTCCCGGTCGACGTGGTGGCCGCGGACGCGTTCGCGCCCGACGCCACCCACGACACCGTGCCCGCCGACGGCATCCCGAGCCACCGGATGGGGCTGGACATCGGCCCGGAGACGGTGGCCGGCTTCGCCGCCGCGCTGTCCCAGGCTAAGACGATCTTCTGGAACGGCCCGATGGGCGTGTTCGAGATGGCCGCGTTCGCCAACGGCACCCGGGGCGTCGCCGAGGCGATCACCAAGGCCGACGCGTTCAGCGTGGTCGGCGGCGGCGACTCGGCCGCGGCGGTGCGGGCCCTCGGCCTGGACGAGTCGTCGTTCGGCCACATCTCCACCGGCGGCGGCGCCTCCCTGGAATACCTCGAGGGCAAGACCCTCCCCGGCATCGCGGCCCTGGAGAACTGA
- the tpiA gene encoding triose-phosphate isomerase, with protein sequence MASTTRRPLMAGNWKMNLNHLEANLLVQKLAASLNEKQLTEVETVVLPPFTDLRTVQTAVDGDKLLIGYGAQDLSPFQSGAYTGDISGPMLAKLGCTYVVVGHSERRQYHHEDDALVNAKVAAALANGLTPILCIGEGLEIREQLRHVPHCCDQLDAALNGLTAEQVTKVVVAYEPVWAIGTGKTATPEDAQEVCGEVRKRLVETFGQDTADQVRILYGGSVKSSNVAATMAQPDVDGALVGGASLDAEEFAQICRFPEHIAR encoded by the coding sequence ATGGCGAGCACCACCCGCCGGCCGCTGATGGCCGGCAACTGGAAGATGAATTTGAACCACCTCGAGGCCAACCTGCTGGTGCAGAAGCTGGCCGCGAGCCTCAACGAGAAGCAGCTCACCGAGGTCGAGACGGTGGTCCTGCCGCCCTTCACCGACCTGCGCACCGTGCAGACCGCGGTGGACGGCGACAAGCTCCTGATCGGCTACGGCGCACAGGACCTGTCGCCGTTCCAGTCGGGCGCGTACACCGGGGACATCTCCGGGCCGATGTTGGCCAAGCTGGGGTGCACCTACGTGGTGGTCGGCCACTCCGAGCGGCGGCAGTACCACCACGAGGACGACGCCCTGGTCAACGCCAAGGTGGCCGCCGCGCTGGCGAACGGGCTCACCCCGATCCTCTGCATCGGCGAGGGGCTGGAGATCCGCGAGCAGCTCCGGCACGTGCCGCACTGCTGCGACCAGCTGGACGCCGCGCTGAACGGGCTCACGGCGGAGCAGGTCACCAAGGTGGTCGTGGCGTACGAGCCGGTCTGGGCGATCGGCACCGGCAAGACGGCGACCCCGGAGGACGCCCAGGAGGTGTGCGGGGAGGTGCGCAAGCGCCTGGTGGAGACCTTCGGCCAGGACACCGCGGACCAGGTCCGGATCCTCTACGGCGGGTCGGTGAAGTCGTCGAACGTGGCGGCGACCATGGCCCAGCCGGACGTGGACGGGGCCCTGGTCGGGGGCGCCAGCCTGGACGCCGAGGAATTCGCGCAGATCTGCCGGTTCCCGGAGCACATCGCCCGCTGA
- the secG gene encoding preprotein translocase subunit SecG produces MPIWFAYTMITLLVITSILLTLLILLHRGKGGGLSSMFGGGVSSSLAGSSVAEKNLDRYTVLVGIIWFACIVGIGLWLRLQTGSGA; encoded by the coding sequence ATGCCGATCTGGTTCGCCTACACGATGATCACGTTGCTGGTCATCACGAGCATCCTGCTCACCCTGCTGATCCTCCTGCACCGCGGTAAGGGCGGCGGGTTGTCGAGCATGTTCGGCGGCGGCGTCAGCTCCAGCCTGGCCGGTTCCTCCGTGGCCGAGAAGAACCTCGACCGCTACACGGTTCTGGTGGGGATCATCTGGTTCGCGTGCATCGTCGGGATCGGGCTCTGGCTCCGGCTCCAGACGGGCAGCGGCGCCTGA
- a CDS encoding RNA polymerase-binding protein RbpA: MSSGNVIRGTRIGSAPERFEQRIEPAPRRPVTYWCANDHRVRFLIAAEAEAPETWDCPRCGEPAGPDRGNPPGPARPEPYKTHLAYVQERRTPEQGEALLAEALETLRRRRGGA; the protein is encoded by the coding sequence GTGTCCAGTGGCAACGTCATCCGCGGCACCCGGATCGGGTCCGCCCCCGAGCGGTTCGAGCAGCGCATCGAGCCGGCGCCCCGCCGGCCCGTCACCTACTGGTGCGCGAACGACCACCGCGTCCGGTTCCTCATCGCCGCCGAGGCGGAAGCCCCGGAGACCTGGGACTGCCCGCGGTGCGGGGAGCCGGCCGGCCCCGACCGGGGCAACCCGCCCGGCCCGGCCCGGCCCGAGCCCTACAAGACCCACCTGGCGTACGTGCAGGAGCGGCGCACCCCGGAGCAGGGTGAGGCGCTGCTCGCCGAGGCCCTGGAGACGCTGCGCAGGCGGCGCGGCGGGGCCTGA
- the pgl gene encoding 6-phosphogluconolactonase, translating into MSEASVAVHADPDLLAQAVAARLVVKLLDAQAERGQASVVLTGGRIAAAVYRAVAQLPARDAVDWSRVDVWWGDERFLPAGDPERNETQARAALLDVVPLDPARIHPMPASDGPAGNDPEAAAAGYAQELARAARPGTAALPHFDVLMLGVGEDGHVASVFPEHPVHHDNRPVSAVRGSPKPPPVRTTLTLPTINTAEEVWLVAAGADKARAVGMALAGAGPVQLPAAGVRGVSRTLWLLDRSAAANVPPRLRSLR; encoded by the coding sequence ATGAGTGAGGCGAGTGTCGCCGTACACGCCGACCCCGACCTGCTGGCGCAGGCGGTGGCGGCCCGGTTGGTGGTGAAGCTGCTCGACGCGCAGGCCGAGCGCGGCCAGGCGTCGGTGGTGCTGACCGGCGGGCGGATCGCCGCGGCGGTGTACCGGGCGGTGGCGCAGCTGCCGGCGCGGGACGCCGTCGACTGGTCCCGCGTCGACGTCTGGTGGGGTGACGAGCGGTTCCTGCCCGCCGGCGACCCGGAGCGCAACGAGACCCAGGCCCGGGCGGCGCTGCTGGACGTGGTCCCGCTGGACCCGGCCCGCATCCACCCTATGCCGGCCTCCGACGGGCCGGCCGGCAACGACCCGGAGGCGGCCGCCGCCGGATACGCGCAGGAACTGGCCCGGGCCGCCCGGCCGGGGACCGCCGCCCTCCCCCACTTCGACGTGCTGATGCTCGGCGTCGGCGAGGACGGGCACGTCGCCTCGGTCTTCCCAGAGCACCCGGTGCACCACGACAACCGCCCGGTCAGCGCCGTACGCGGCAGCCCCAAGCCGCCGCCGGTGCGGACCACGCTGACCCTTCCGACGATCAACACGGCCGAGGAGGTCTGGCTGGTGGCCGCCGGGGCGGACAAGGCCCGCGCGGTCGGGATGGCCCTGGCCGGGGCCGGGCCGGTGCAGCTGCCGGCGGCCGGCGTGCGCGGGGTGTCCCGGACGCTGTGGCTGCTGGACCGCTCCGCGGCGGCGAACGTGCCGCCCCGGCTGCGCAGCCTGCGCTGA
- a CDS encoding glucose-6-phosphate dehydrogenase assembly protein OpcA, protein MIGLWDTTGNEVVKALAAERRSAGGVASGMALTLIVVVDEKRVREAEAAATIAAAAHPCRLLVVVRSDVERDRNRLDAEIVVGGRLGPCEAVVTRMYGRLALHAESVVMPLLVPDVPVVTWWHGEPPDEIATDFLGVVADRRITDAAQAADPIAALRQRAADYAPGDTDLAWTRITPWRTLVAGAFDTTQARITEATVVAPRTDPTAALMRGWLTARLGIDPVWEHTDNFPRMREVQLRCANGDELMLTRDENVAIFRRSGQEDRTLPLVRRPLGDELAEELRRLDADQVYAEALGATAGLTALDQRPAHRVHVWKDPATAQRAEAGVTAHAGATAHE, encoded by the coding sequence ATGATCGGCTTGTGGGACACCACCGGGAACGAGGTGGTCAAGGCGCTCGCCGCCGAGCGGCGCAGCGCGGGCGGGGTGGCCAGCGGCATGGCGCTCACGCTGATCGTGGTGGTCGACGAGAAGCGCGTCCGGGAGGCGGAGGCGGCGGCGACCATCGCGGCCGCCGCCCACCCGTGCCGGCTGCTCGTGGTGGTCCGCTCCGACGTCGAGCGGGACCGCAACCGGCTGGACGCGGAGATCGTCGTCGGCGGCCGGCTCGGCCCGTGCGAGGCGGTGGTGACCCGGATGTACGGCCGGCTCGCGCTGCACGCCGAGTCGGTGGTGATGCCGCTGCTGGTCCCGGACGTGCCGGTGGTGACGTGGTGGCACGGCGAGCCGCCGGACGAGATCGCCACCGACTTCCTCGGTGTGGTGGCCGACCGGCGGATCACCGACGCGGCGCAGGCCGCCGACCCGATCGCCGCGCTGCGGCAGCGGGCCGCGGACTACGCCCCGGGCGACACCGACCTGGCCTGGACCCGGATCACCCCGTGGCGCACCCTCGTGGCCGGCGCGTTCGACACCACCCAGGCCCGGATCACCGAGGCGACCGTGGTGGCGCCGCGCACCGACCCGACGGCGGCGCTCATGCGCGGCTGGCTGACCGCCCGGCTCGGCATCGACCCGGTCTGGGAGCACACCGACAACTTCCCCCGGATGCGCGAGGTGCAGCTGCGCTGCGCCAACGGCGACGAGCTGATGCTGACCCGCGACGAGAACGTGGCCATCTTCCGGCGGAGCGGCCAGGAGGACCGGACGCTGCCGCTGGTCCGCCGCCCGCTCGGCGACGAGCTGGCCGAGGAGCTGCGCCGGCTCGACGCGGACCAGGTCTACGCCGAGGCGCTCGGTGCGACCGCCGGGCTCACCGCGCTCGACCAGCGGCCCGCCCATCGGGTGCACGTGTGGAAGGATCCGGCGACCGCCCAGCGGGCCGAGGCGGGGGTCACCGCACACGCCGGCGCGACCGCCCACGAGTGA
- the zwf gene encoding glucose-6-phosphate dehydrogenase, with product MNPLRDPQDRRLPRIPEPCALVIFGVTGDLAKKKLLPAVYDLANRGLLPPGFVVLGFARRDWGDGDFEGLAHDAAKKHARTPWREEVWARLAGNIKFVGGSFDDDAAFDHLAATLDELRNTHGIPGNAAFYFSIPPAAFPVVLKQLARTGMADNAKSGGWRRVVVEKPFGNDLPSAKSLNDLVDDVFTSQDVFRIDHYLGKETVQNILALRFANNLFEPLWNSKYVDSVQITMAEDVGIGTRAAFYDSVGTARDVLQNHLLQLLALVAMEEPTSFDADEIRTEKLKVLKAITVPQDVSRDTVRGQYLPGWVGGERAVGYLDEEGVPADSTTETYVAVKLGIQNRRWAGVPFYIRAGKRLPRRVTEVAIVFKTAPHLPFNPEDMESLGPNQLVIRVQPDEGVVLKFGSKVPGTTMEVRDIAMDFQYGEAFTESSPEAYERLVLDVLIGDRTLFPDAAEVEQSWQVVDPLEHAWTGTKPEPYRAGEWGPRAADEMLAREGRSWRRA from the coding sequence ATGAACCCGCTGCGCGATCCTCAGGACCGCCGGCTGCCACGGATCCCGGAGCCGTGCGCTCTGGTGATCTTCGGGGTGACCGGCGACCTGGCCAAGAAGAAGCTCCTGCCGGCGGTCTACGACCTGGCGAACCGGGGGCTGCTGCCGCCCGGTTTCGTGGTCCTGGGCTTCGCCCGGCGCGACTGGGGCGACGGCGACTTCGAGGGGCTGGCCCACGACGCGGCCAAGAAGCACGCCCGTACTCCCTGGCGGGAGGAGGTCTGGGCCCGGCTCGCCGGCAACATCAAGTTCGTCGGCGGCTCGTTCGACGACGACGCCGCCTTCGACCACCTCGCCGCCACCCTCGACGAGCTGCGGAACACCCACGGCATCCCGGGCAACGCCGCCTTCTACTTCTCCATCCCCCCGGCGGCCTTCCCCGTGGTGCTCAAGCAGCTCGCCCGCACCGGCATGGCCGACAACGCCAAGTCCGGCGGCTGGCGCCGCGTGGTGGTGGAGAAGCCGTTCGGCAACGACCTGCCCTCGGCGAAGTCGCTCAACGACCTGGTCGACGACGTCTTCACCAGCCAGGACGTCTTCCGCATCGACCACTACCTGGGCAAGGAGACGGTCCAGAACATCCTGGCCCTGCGCTTCGCCAACAACCTGTTCGAGCCGCTGTGGAACTCCAAGTACGTCGACTCGGTGCAGATCACCATGGCCGAGGACGTCGGCATCGGCACCCGGGCCGCCTTCTACGACTCCGTCGGCACCGCCCGGGACGTGCTCCAGAACCACCTGCTCCAGCTGCTCGCCCTGGTGGCCATGGAGGAGCCGACGAGCTTCGACGCCGACGAGATCCGGACCGAGAAGCTCAAGGTGCTCAAGGCCATCACGGTGCCGCAGGACGTCTCCCGGGACACCGTCCGCGGCCAGTACCTGCCCGGCTGGGTGGGCGGCGAACGCGCCGTCGGCTACCTCGACGAGGAGGGCGTCCCGGCGGACTCCACCACCGAGACGTACGTGGCCGTGAAGCTGGGCATCCAGAACCGCCGCTGGGCCGGGGTGCCGTTCTACATCCGGGCCGGCAAGCGGCTGCCCCGGCGGGTCACCGAGGTAGCCATCGTGTTCAAGACGGCGCCGCACCTGCCGTTCAACCCCGAGGACATGGAGTCGCTCGGCCCCAACCAGCTCGTCATCCGGGTCCAGCCCGACGAGGGCGTGGTGCTGAAGTTCGGCTCCAAGGTGCCGGGCACGACCATGGAGGTCCGCGACATCGCCATGGACTTCCAGTACGGCGAGGCGTTCACCGAGTCCAGCCCCGAGGCGTACGAGCGGCTGGTGCTGGACGTGCTCATCGGTGACCGGACCCTGTTCCCGGACGCGGCCGAGGTGGAGCAGAGCTGGCAGGTCGTGGATCCGCTGGAGCACGCCTGGACGGGCACCAAGCCGGAGCCGTACCGGGCCGGCGAGTGGGGCCCCCGGGCCGCCGACGAGATGCTGGCCCGCGAGGGCCGGTCCTGGAGGAGAGCATGA